In a genomic window of Rhinoderma darwinii isolate aRhiDar2 chromosome 10, aRhiDar2.hap1, whole genome shotgun sequence:
- the CDC42EP5 gene encoding cdc42 effector protein 5, protein MPILKQSSSHTKKRTRIDREMISAPLGDFRHTMHVGRGGDVFGDTSFLSNHGPASAPPVEVPSSKKNGLLKMASDHEENKMADSLSQLSQSSGIGSGAGSVSSSPVNNVSSKEDRLWNNRNTGGNSDQFDWISPGDCGLKHAESMLSFHLDLGPSILDDVLGVMNRDPPTCEWNNPEEQREFDFNFSPVCATDGDKFTQSSSVTEPQGNHYSLSSTLPMTNPGIENLSATTRDHPEGSTSVYEEDSEEEKRSIYEGVADSPEQHDNSLHVSHRAEVNDEDEEDDDDEEEVGQSYTFDDDLDDEIGV, encoded by the coding sequence ATGCCTATCCTCAAGCAATCCAGCTCCCACACAAAAAAGCGAACACGTATTGATCGAGAGATGATTAGTGCCCCGTTGGGTGATTTTAGACACACCATGCATGTTGGAAGGGGAGGCGATGTGTTTGGGGATACCTCCTTTCTCAGTAACCATGGTCCTGCCTCAGCCCCACCTGTGGAAGTGCCAAGCTCCAAGAAAAATGGTCTCCTGAAAATGGCAAGTGATCATGAGGAAAACAAAATGGCAGATTCATTAAGCCAGCTCTCGCAGTCATCAGGAATAGGATCCGGGGCAGGAAGTGTCTCGTCAAGCCCAGTCAACAATGTATCATCTAAAGAAGACCGTTTGTGGAATAACCGCAACACAGGTGGAAATTCTGATCAGTTCGACTGGATTTCACCCGGTGACTGTGGACTGAAACATGCAGAATCTATGTTATCTTTCCATCTGGATTTGGGCCCATCTATTTTGGATGACGTATTAGGTGTGATGAATAGAGATCCTCCAACTTGTGAGTGGAACAATCCAGAAGAACAAAGAGAGTTTGACTTTAATTTTTCTCCTGTCTGTGCTACAGATGGTGATAAATTCACACAATCCTCCTCTGTTACAGAGCCACAGGGAAACCATTATAGTCTTTCCAGCACATTGCCGATGACGAACCCTGGTATTGAAAACCTCTCTGCTACCACCCGAGACCATCCAGAAGGAAGCACATCAGTGTATGAAGAAGACAGTGAAGAAGAAAAACGTTCAATCTATGAAGGTGTTGCAGATAGTCCAGAGCAACATGACAACAGTTTGCATGTCAGTCACCGTGCGGAGGTAAatgatgaggatgaggaggatgatgatgacgaAGAGGAAGTTGGTCAAAGCTACACATTTGATGATGACCTTGATGATGAGATTGGAGTATAG